One Elephas maximus indicus isolate mEleMax1 chromosome 16, mEleMax1 primary haplotype, whole genome shotgun sequence DNA window includes the following coding sequences:
- the CDK1 gene encoding cyclin-dependent kinase 1 isoform X1, whose protein sequence is MEDYTKIEKIGEGTYGVVYKGRHKTTGQIVAMKKIRLESEEEGVPSTAIREISLLKELRHPNIVSLQDVLMQDSRLYLIFEFLSMDLKKYLDSIPPGQFMDSALVKSYLYQILQGIVFCHSRRVLHRDLKPQNLLIDDKGTIKLADFGLARAFGIPIRVYTHEVVTLWYRSPEVLLGSARYSTPVDIWSIGTIFAELATKKPLFHGDSEIDQLFRIFRALGTPNNEVWPEVESLQDYKNTFPKWKPGSLASHVKNLDENGLDLLSKMLVYDPAKRISGKMALNHPYFNDLDNQIKKM, encoded by the exons GTACCTATGGAGTTGTGTATAAGGGTAGACACAAAACTACAGGTCAGATTGTAgccatgaagaaaatcagactagAAAGTGAAGAAGAAGGGGTTCCTAGTACTGCAATTCGagaaatttctctgttaaaggaACTTCGTCATCCAAATATAGTCAG tcttcaagATGTGCTTATGCAGGACTCCAGGTTATATCTCATCTTTGAATTCCTTTCCATGGATCTCAAAAAATACTTGGATTCTATCCCTCCTGGTCAGTTCATGGATTCTGCACTTGTTAAG aGTTATTTGTACCAAATCCTACAGGGCATTGTGTTTTGTCACTCTAGAAGAGTTCTTCACAGAGACTTAAAACCTCAGAATCTACTGATTGATGACAAAGGAACAATCAAACTGGCTGATTTTGGCCTTGCCAGAGCTTTTGGAATACCTATTAGAGTATATACACATGag GTAGTAACTCTCTGGTATAGATCTCCAGAAGTATTGCTGGGGTCAGCTCGCTATTCGACTCCAGTTGACATTTGGAGTATAGGCACCATATTTGCAGAATTAGCAACTAAGAAACCACTTTTCCATGGGGATTCAGAAATTGATCAACTCTTCAGAATTTTcag AGCTTTGGGTACTCCCAATAATGAAGTGTGGCCAGAAGTGGAATCTTTACAGGACTATAAGAATACATTTCCCAAGTGGAAACCGGGAAGCCTAGCATCCCATGTCAAAAACTTGGATGAAAATGGCTTGGATTTGCTCTCG aAAATGTTAGTCTATGATCCTGCCAAACGGATTTCTGGCAAAATGGCACTGAATCATCCATACTTTAATGATTTGGACAATCAGATTAAGAAGATGTAG
- the CDK1 gene encoding cyclin-dependent kinase 1 isoform X2 — MFLRCKDGTYGVVYKGRHKTTGQIVAMKKIRLESEEEGVPSTAIREISLLKELRHPNIVSLQDVLMQDSRLYLIFEFLSMDLKKYLDSIPPGQFMDSALVKSYLYQILQGIVFCHSRRVLHRDLKPQNLLIDDKGTIKLADFGLARAFGIPIRVYTHEVVTLWYRSPEVLLGSARYSTPVDIWSIGTIFAELATKKPLFHGDSEIDQLFRIFRALGTPNNEVWPEVESLQDYKNTFPKWKPGSLASHVKNLDENGLDLLSKMLVYDPAKRISGKMALNHPYFNDLDNQIKKM; from the exons atgttccttagatgcaaggacg GTACCTATGGAGTTGTGTATAAGGGTAGACACAAAACTACAGGTCAGATTGTAgccatgaagaaaatcagactagAAAGTGAAGAAGAAGGGGTTCCTAGTACTGCAATTCGagaaatttctctgttaaaggaACTTCGTCATCCAAATATAGTCAG tcttcaagATGTGCTTATGCAGGACTCCAGGTTATATCTCATCTTTGAATTCCTTTCCATGGATCTCAAAAAATACTTGGATTCTATCCCTCCTGGTCAGTTCATGGATTCTGCACTTGTTAAG aGTTATTTGTACCAAATCCTACAGGGCATTGTGTTTTGTCACTCTAGAAGAGTTCTTCACAGAGACTTAAAACCTCAGAATCTACTGATTGATGACAAAGGAACAATCAAACTGGCTGATTTTGGCCTTGCCAGAGCTTTTGGAATACCTATTAGAGTATATACACATGag GTAGTAACTCTCTGGTATAGATCTCCAGAAGTATTGCTGGGGTCAGCTCGCTATTCGACTCCAGTTGACATTTGGAGTATAGGCACCATATTTGCAGAATTAGCAACTAAGAAACCACTTTTCCATGGGGATTCAGAAATTGATCAACTCTTCAGAATTTTcag AGCTTTGGGTACTCCCAATAATGAAGTGTGGCCAGAAGTGGAATCTTTACAGGACTATAAGAATACATTTCCCAAGTGGAAACCGGGAAGCCTAGCATCCCATGTCAAAAACTTGGATGAAAATGGCTTGGATTTGCTCTCG aAAATGTTAGTCTATGATCCTGCCAAACGGATTTCTGGCAAAATGGCACTGAATCATCCATACTTTAATGATTTGGACAATCAGATTAAGAAGATGTAG